The Vitis vinifera cultivar Pinot Noir 40024 chromosome 3, ASM3070453v1 region TCATTTACAATTAATAATCATCTCTCTTATTTTAGAGTGTCTTAAGcttttatgtattaattttttttatcacatccattgtttttagatttataagctatatacatatatatgataACCAAACAGATTCTAACCTAACCTCCTCTCCCACAGTTGTAACTGAACAACCATGTAACAACCCCAAACCAACTCATCCAACCACCTCACCTAGCTTATAAATACCCACACCGGTGTACTCTGAAGATAATAAtacaattcttcttcttcttccttttgtaTTTTCTGACCTGTGTAACCACTTCtatcatggtatcagagccagctttgttttcttgatttttttttttcaagatgcCATCATCTACTCACTCTTCTGATCTTCATTTACCTTCTTCTTCAACCTCCAGCCCCGTTTCTTTATCCCTCAACCATGCCCTCCCAATCAAACTTGATCGTAACAACTACATTCTCTGGAAAACCCAGATGGAAAATGTAGTTTACGCTAATGGCTTTGAAGAATATATCGACGGCACTAAGCCATGCCCGCCTCAAGAGCTCCATACTGGCGAACTCAATCCTGACTTTGTGCAATGGAGACGTTTCGATCGCATGGTTCTTAGCTGGTTGTATTCCACGTTAACACCAGATATTATGGGCCAAATCGTTGGGTTTCAGACCTCCCATGATGCTTGGATGGCTCTACACAAAATCTTTTCTGCCTCATCCAAGGCTCGTATTCTATAGCTTCGTCTTGAGTTTCAGACAACAAAGAAAGGGGCTGATCCTATGCTAGAATACATTCTCAAGATTAAGACTATTTCTGATAATCTTGCTGCCATTGGGGAGCCTGTTAAGGAAACTGATCATATCCTGCAACTTCTTGGAGGACTGGGTTCTGAATACAACTCTATTGTGGCCTCCTTAACAGCCCGTGAAGATGATCTTTCTCTTCACTCCGTCCACAGTATTCTACTTACCCATGAGCAACGCTTAAACCATCAGCATACCTCATCTGCAGACCTGCCATTTGCGGCTGCCCACATAGCTGCTGCCCCTTCCACCCAACATCCCAGACCTCATCACCCCAGATTCCAATCTCCTCAACCCCGATTCCAATCTCATTACTCAGGAAATCACCAGCATGTCCCATTTTCTCATACCAGACCCCATAACAGACCTCATAACAGACCTGCTAACAGATCCTCCTCATCTGCTCCTCACAGACCTCCTCACCTTCCTACTCGCCCTCAATGCCAATTGTGTGGTAAATTTGGACATACCGTTGTAAAATGTTATCACCGTTTTGACATCACCTATCAAGGAACCAGTGGTGTATCTTCTTCACAAGACTCTTCTCCATTACAAGCCATGCTTGCTGCAGCACCAAATCATCAAGATTCTTGGTTCTTTGACACTGGAGCTACCCACCATCTCAGTCATTCTGCTCAAACTCTCTCTAATGTTCAACCGTACTCAGGTGCTGATCAGGTCACCATTGGTGATGGTCATTCCTTACCCATCCTAAACACAGGTAATAaatcctttttctttcattccaagGTCTTTTGCTTAAATCAAGTTCTTCATGTTCCTCAACTCTCCACTAACCTCATCAGTGTTTCCAAATTTTGCACTGATAATGCTGTCTTTTTTGAGTTTCATTCAACCCATTTCTTTGTCAAAGATCAGGTCACCAAGCAGACACTTCTCAAGGGATGGCTTAGGGATGGTCTGTATGAGTTTCCTTCTTCATCATCTACTCATGCTTTTGTGTCTACCAGCTCCGTTTCTGCTCTCACTCCTGGTGCAATTTGGCATTCCAGACTTGGACACCCAGCAGCTCCTATTCTTTCCAAGGCTTTAGCCTCTTGTAATCCTTCTGTTTCATTTCAGATTAATAAAATTGCTCCATGTAAAATTTGTCCACTGGCTAAGTCTCATTCTTTACCTTATTCTTTGTCATCTTCTCATGCATCCCAACCCTTAGCTCTTATTCACACTGACTTATGGGGTCCTGCTCCTTCTCCTTCCACATCAGGTGCACggtattttcttcttttcattgatgattattcCAGGTATACCTGGATTTATTTTCTCTCCACTAAGGACCAGGCCCTCTCCACTTTCATTACCtttagaaaaatgattgaaaaccaGTTAAATTCCACCATAAAATGCATTCAATCTGATAATGGTGGGgaattcatagcatttaaaccTTACCTTGAAGCTCATGGAATTGTTCATCAGTTTTCGTGTCCAcatacaccccaacaaaatggtcGGGCAGAAAGGAAAATCCGCCATCTTGTTGAAACAGGCATGGCCCTTCTGGCTCAAAGCTTCCTACCTTCAAAGTATTGGTCATTTGCCTTTCAAACATCAGTCTATCTCATCAATCTCCTACCAGCTAAACTCCTCAATTTTCAATCTCCTCTACaagttatttttcataaaattccaAACTATCATCATCTCAGAGTTTTCGGCTGCTTGTGTTTTCCCTCCTTAAGACCTTATAATCACCACAAACTCTCCTATAGATCTACTGCTTGTGTGTTTCTTGGCTATGCCTCAGCTCACAAAGGTTACATTTGTCTTGATGTCTCCACTAGTCGTCTATACATATCCAGAGATGTTCTCTTTCATGAATCCTCGTTTCCATTTCAGTCAATACCTGCTCATTCACCCTCACCACAGCACACTCCTCTCACGTCTGCCTTAATAAATCCACCCCTCTTATCTACATCTTCACCCTCAACTGTGTCATTTCCTGTTCCTACTTCAAGTACCAATTGCACCTCCACTTCAGATTCTCTTCCACCACTACTTCAGGTCCCATTTGCACCCACTCCTTCTCCTACACCTTCCTCTTCTCCTTCACCCCTCAACACCCACCCTATGGTGACCAGGGCAAAATCTGGAATTCATAAGAAAAAGAGCTTTCTCATACAGACAACAAGTGAGCCTCACACTTACAGTCAGGCATCTAAGAGTGAATCTTGGGTTCAGGCTATGCAACATGAATATCAAGCTCTTCTTCGCAACCACACTTGGAGTTTAGTTCCTCCTCCGCCCTCAGCACACATTGTTGGTTGCCGTTGGATATACAAGTTAAAATATCTCCCTAATGGCTCAGTAGAAAGGCATAAAGCTAGGCTGGTTGCTCAAGGCTTCACCCAGACTCCGGGAGTGGATTACTTTGACACCTTTAGTCCAGTTGTGAAGCCCTGCACCATACGCCTCATCCTTGCCTTGGCAGTTTCCTTTCAATGGCCAATTCGTCAATTAGATGTGGAGAATGCCTTCCTTAATGGGGACCTTCAAGAGGAGGTTTTTATGGCTCAGCCTCAAGGGTTTGTCCACCCCCAATATCCTCACTATGTTTGCAAATTACACAAGGCTCTTTATGGCCTGAAACAGGCCCCTAGAGCTTGGTTTCAAAAGCTTCGAGTTGCATTGGTTGATTATGGCTTTCAGTCATCTCGGGCAGACACTTCTCTATTCACTCACCATACCGCTTCTGACATTCTTATTCTTcttgtatatgtggatgatatctTGGTTACTGGTAGTAATCCCAAGTTGGTTTCCCATTTCATTTCCTATCTCCATGAAAAATTTGCCCTCAGAGATCTTGGccctttatcatattttttgggCATTCAGGCTCAACAACAGGGCTCGGTTTTGCATCTcaatcaacaaaaatatattgcTGACTTACTTCACCGCACTCAGATGGAGGCTTCTAAACCAGCCCCTACACCCGGCAGCCTTGGACGCACACTGTCTCAGTCTGATGGTGTTCCTCTCCCAGATCCCTCAGAATATCGTCGTATAGTGGGAGCTTTACAGTATGTCACTCTCACTCGGCCTGATATTGCTTTTGCCGTTAACAAAGCTTGTCAGTTCATGGCCAAGCCCTCTGATGTTCACTGGTTGGCTGTCAAACGCATTCTTCGTTATTTAAAGGGCACCATCTCTCTTGGTCTTCATTTTCAAACTTCCACTTCTATGGAGCTTCAGGGATATAGTGATGCTGACTGGGCCTCCTGTCCAGATGATCGCCGAAGCACCAGTGGATATTGTGTCTTCCTCGGCTCAAATCTCATCTCATGGTCCTCCTCCAAAACAACGCTTAGTCTCCAAGAGCAGTGCTGAATCTGAATACCGAGGATTAGTCTCTCTCACGGCTGAGCTAGTATGGATTCAGTCTCTTCTTCAGGAGCTTTGCTTGCCCACTTCTCCACCAGTCTTATGGTGTGATAATCAAAGTGCAGCTCATCTTGCTGCAAATCCGGTTTTTCATTCTCGTTCCAAACATATCGAATTAGACTTGCACTTTATCAGGGAAAAGGTGTTGCGACAAGAGCTTCAAATCTGCTATGTGCCGTCCACTGATCAACTTGCTGATATTTTAACCAAACATTTGCCTATTTCCCAATTTTGTAGCTTACGAAGCAAGCTCACAGTCACCTCCCCGCCTATGAGCTTGAGGGGGGATGATAACCAAACAGATTCTAACCTAACCTCCTCTCCCACAGTTGTAACTGAACAACCATGTAACAACCCCAAACCAACTCATCCAACCACCTCACCTAGCTTATAAATACCCACACCGGTGTACTCTGAAGATAATAAtacaattcttcttcttcttccttttgtaTTTTCTGACCTGTGTAACCActtctatcaatatatatatatatatatatatatattctctaaattaataaattattcatgtATCGATAAATCAATAATCTTGCTAAAATAACAATTTCTCTTGACCCCAAGTATATTATTTTACACTGATTTTACTATATATGGGACACAGTGggtcattttttgaaaacatgtaCACAAACACATTTTGCTTTGGAGGAAACAATTATTAagaagttaaaattattaaaagtaatACATTGTAGACATGGGACTGAAACAACTTAAAACACACTTGCTATGAATCCACACCTGAAAGTTATTTCACATTCTCCTTCTGTTTTAGCCTTTCTACTCTTTCTAAAATCTTAGTTTTTTGGGTAAAATCTTTCATGTTAGGCAAAGCTCTAGAAGCTTTTGAACTTGGAATCCTTGTGTTGCTTCTTTTACCCATTTTCATCATATATAGGAATTGTGACCATCTTATGTTTTATTGGAGACATATATCAAGAAAATTAACTTTGACTATCTATGCTACTGATCTCCTATATTTTATAAGTACATGAAATTTTGACGAACTTTACACTTTATAATTGGTTCAATGGTATTAGCTAGGCAGTGAGTGGTGCTACCTTTGATAggttaagaaatgaaaaataggtTTTATGGAGGCTAACACGAGGATGATGTCTGGTTTTATTTCTACTAAATGCATATCTTGtacattttatttcttaatctACTTCTTTCCCAAGAAGACAGATGGTCTTAGATTTCTTTGAACAAGAAAATTCACATTGAGCATCTAAGTACAATGCTCCCTGATATTCAAAAGGTCATATAATCTAGATAAAAATACACTTGCCTTAATGGATAAGGACGCatgtttttgccttggataataTACTGTTATGGTATTAGATGGGGTTTGAAAAAAAGGAGTAACAATCTCCTTTTGTCCTAGTATGGAAGAATAATTTGCAATATGTCCATCTTTGAATTACAAAGAATCTGTTTTGATATTGAGTTGCTCCTATTGGGAGatttactcattttttttctttttcttttttataaagaatgCAAGTTATTTGGACATGGCAACTCACTTCCTTTATTTTGATCATGTTTTATGCAAGTGAAGATTATAAAGTACCCTTCCATTGCACCCTTAGGATGACTTCTAAAGATGGAATTTGAGCGTCTATTCTGAATCCAATGGGTCATCATAATTTAATATACACAGATTATCAACTTATTAGGCAAAGCCCAAATGGTCATTAGATGGTCAACAATATATAGTAAGGTTGTCAATTGATTTTTGACAACTACAACTAAGATATTTAAATGTTAGTATCCCTTGCACCTATGCCATAAGAGGATCAGATTTTGGAATCCAAATTTTTAGGCaagtaattaaatataagattgAAATATAGATTTTGACAGACCAGGTAATAATTTCAAACAACATTGGCAACAAATTCAAAGATAGAGAAACCCTTCCATCCCTTTTAAATACTCCCATATTCTCCTCAAAAATCACTCAATCTTTTCAAAAGGTGATTTGTTCttgttcttttctcttctttgatcATACCCCAGAAAAGAATAGTGCTttgtttcatatatattcttgtcttgATGGCTACAGTGAGGAAAAGCAAGGGTCGCCAAAGGGTGGAGATGGCCAAAATGACTAAAGAAAGTAATTTACAGGTTACTTTCTCCAAACGCCGATCCGGCCTTTTCAAGAAGGCTAGTGAATTATGCACACTTTGCGGTGTTGAAATCGCCATAGTAGTCTTCTCTCCTGGAAAAAAGGTGTATTCCTTTGGCCATCCTTGCGTGGAATCCATCATAGATAGATTCCTCACTAGAAACCCTTTGCCCAACTCTAGTGCACTGCAACTCTTTGAGGCTCACCGCAGTGCAAATGTTCGGGACCTTAACCTGCAACTTACTCAAGTGCTCAACCAACTAGAGATCGAGAAGAAGCGTGGCGAAGCGCTTACACAGATGAGGAAGGCCAGCCAAGCACAGTGCTGGTGGGCAGCTTCCATTGAGGAGCTCAGCTTTGAGCGGCTGGAGCTTCTGAAGGTGTCGCTGGAAAATCTTAAAAAGAACGTGGCGTTGCAGGTGGACAAGCTTATGATTGAGGCGTCGAATCCTCCAACATTTTTCCCCTCCAATTCTGTGGGAGCAGTTGTGCCTTATGATTCGCAGGTTGCTGGATTTGGCCCTCGTAGCTATGATTTTGGCTATGGGGGTGGTCGTTTGTTTTGAGTTTATTATGTGTCAATATTTGTGTTTTGTGTTGCTTGTAATGGTTTTTTGTTGCGGATCTCCTATTTTAGCTTTGGTTTTGTTGTCTATCATTTTTATAGTCTTTCCTACGtcatgtaatgaaaattgaagtttacGTTGTGATGTTGCGTTCTCCATGATAGCAAAAGGATTTGCTTTTGTTTCGTTATGTTTGCTttgaaatatttcattttataccaaaataattaattatgattctatttttgtaataaaaattgaagtttatATTGGGCATTCCCTATGCTTTCATTATGATActaaaataattagttataattatattgtatttttcttgTTCATATAAATATGAATCAGATCGATTAAATTTTGGAGATCGAGATTTTATATCTTTGCAAGGAGGAGGTGCTTATTATACATAGTTAATTTAGTTAAGGTTACaatattatatgtaaataatttattaagtataagaattatttttatgaaagcactcaatttcatatattaatttattgagaACGAAAATTAGTTATTAACCGATGATATAACATTTATGTGGTTGAGCTAACAtgttaagaaattaaaataataatatattattttggcTTAACTCATTTCTTGATAGTAATcatgtaggaaaaaaaaagcaataaaaaCCTATCTTCACAAGAAAATATCGGTGTTAACAAGAAGCCTACATTGACCATGTGTTAGCAAGAAGACCTATATCAATGTTAACCCGCATTGACCACTCTGGGACATTAACATATTCCTATGGTGATAATAGGATGTTGTCAATGTATCTTAAGCCTATGTTAACATCTTGATCAATGACAGTAACCTTTGCTAATAATATAAGCCAATATTGATAGTGAAATACTCTCTATTAAGCCCTTCTTCCTTGTATAAATCCACATGATTAGTTCTCACCATTATAACTTAAATTGAATTACGTAGTCAAACTATACATCCATAAACTCTACTTGAATCTATACCATGTACTAGGGGATCAATAAGCTCAGGTcatattcaatttgaaaatctaaattatagaatagaaaaattaaaagaatcaaAGGTTCATATTTAGAGTAAAATTCAAACCAAACCCTAGAACTATGAGTGAAGATGCATGAATATTCTAAAATGTTAACAAATAACAACAAGCCttggaacttttttttttttttttaattttaataaaatgaaggaatttttttttttttttttttttgtattgtaTTTGTAGGGCAGATTGCTTGAAAtgtatattttagaaaataacatCACTTTGCTCACGAACAATTGAGTGTACTTAATCTTTTCTAGATTGACCCACtcaaaatttgtttaattttgcaCTGTTGGTAGTTCAAAGTtgacaaatttattttcttcctctcaTGTTATAGTAGTAAACTTTGTCAACTCAATTTATGAGAACAAATATCTATGGGAATAGAAATTTAGAATGTTGTTTACATGTGTTTCATGGTATAAAATATTTAGTAGGTTACCATAGGGTTATCTTTTTGttgcaaatttattttatttatgtccttaaattttaattagCTGTTGGAAGAACCCTAACACTCAATGATAAATGATAATCTCATTGGATatgctatttttaaaaagttgcaattttttgtaaaagttctATATCATccttttatttagaattttctttGACAAGTTTTGGTATagtaatgaatttttatttttccttttttgttttgttaattatttgATTCTCTATTAGGACATTTCTCTAGGTAATGGgttttatatcttaatttcatACATAAAAGAGGTTAATTTGTATGTTAATTTATgtcatttttcttctcaatcttCGAAAATGCATACAAGtaaagccatttttttttttaatatatagctTTTCTTACGTAACATACTACATaatgctataattttttttttcagttccatttaattaaattatcttCTTTAAAAATAGTAGTCTTTTGAAAAACcgataataaaatcattattactAGTAAATATGCAATTtggaaaaacttattttattttaaaaaaaagagaaaataattgtAACTTTTACATAAAATGTAGGGacttttattgaaataatagaGAATTATTCTAGAAAGatgatgaatttcaaattctgtTTAAAacatatgataattaaaaaaatttactatctcaaattttaaaatttgatagcAATTTCTAAGATTATAATATATATGCCTCttccttttatataaaagttaattctttcattttatatagaagtaactatatacaaatttttattcaaaagaaAAGTGGATCCAAATGACATGTAAGTTAATGAATTGGTATTTCTAATcctctttctctcattattatttttcattgtcaTTGGTGTCTAGCTAGCTTTCCAAAATCTCTTGCTcccttaaggttatgtttggttcccaaaaaatgaggcaaagaaaacaaaaaggaaaagtagaaagaaaaaataattaaaggaaaataaaaattaggttgaaacttaataaattattttttcatgctttttcagactcattttacttatttcccTCTATtatataaggattaaataattttaaaatatatatatatatatatatatatatatatatatatatatatatatttatttatttatttataaattttaattatatttgattttgttttgtacttttcatggaaaaaccaaatataagaaaaccattttccttggcactttttttctttccttagtactttcctagaaccaaacatagaaaaggaaaaaaaaaaattgaaagtaatatttaattacaaactttatggattttaaaataatattctattatttatgtacttttctttcaaaatttccaagaactaaaaggaaaataaggttactaaatttattaaaacaaattagtAATATTGTAGTATTAGATTGAGGTGAGTAGGGTTCATTTATAACTTGGTGTATTATTCCATGttcttcacaaaaaataaaaaaggtatatCTTCCCAACCCTAATTAGAGGTGTATGAGAATCACAAACATCATTATGTATCAATTCTAGAACTTGTATACTTTCAATAAAGACTTAAAGCtttgtgagaaaataaaggctaatcttaaatgagaaaaacacccaagaggggggtgaattgggttttcaaaatctttttcaacacaacaaattcaagcacaatagaagcaaatataaagagaatAGAGTTAGAGAactcaaactcagattttatagtgattcgacacttccttgcctacgtccactcttctcaatctcctaaccgagtgagggttccttATCTTGAAACTTCAACTAAGCTTCTAATCTCCTTTACATTTGGATTATGGCTTTAATAGgttcttacacaatctcttcaagattcaactcacttgaaggctctAACACTCAAT contains the following coding sequences:
- the LOC100249782 gene encoding agamous-like MADS-box protein AGL62 gives rise to the protein MATVRKSKGRQRVEMAKMTKESNLQVTFSKRRSGLFKKASELCTLCGVEIAIVVFSPGKKVYSFGHPCVESIIDRFLTRNPLPNSSALQLFEAHRSANVRDLNLQLTQVLNQLEIEKKRGEALTQMRKASQAQCWWAASIEELSFERLELLKVSLENLKKNVALQVDKLMIEASNPPTFFPSNSVGAVVPYDSQVAGFGPRSYDFGYGGGRLF